The genomic segment AGTTACGCAGCCATTGCATACTGGTAGTTGCCAGTTATCTTTCGCAGCGGATGATTAGGCAGGCCAACCGCCATCCTGCACATGCAGCCGAACCTTCTACCTGTCCGGTCGATTCCTTTCGCCCCCGATTCACTTGTCAAAGAAACTGCTATATATTATAGCAAATCCGCCCCTTGAAAACAACATCGGTCTTCAGCGGCTCTGCCTTTCCGCCAGGCGCATCCACTCGTCCAGATTCCCTTTGAGTTCCTCCACGGTCATCGCCGCACAATGCCCATCCCAAAAACTCACATTCGCCCTTTGTCGGCTGTGGCGAAACGCCGCTGTCCCGTAAGTCTCAAAACCCAACCATTCCTCTCCGGTTTCTGTATATTTATCGCACCCCCACCAGTTAAACCACCAGTCCAGGGCGTCCGCCATACACAAAATCCGCCCGCTCTGACGCAGCAGCCGCTCCCGGATGGAATCCTGGAAATAATACACATGGGCATTCAGCCCATAGCTGCGGTCCATCGCATAGAGCCCTTCCTCCGGATTTTTCAGGGCAAACGAGGCGGAAGGACAGATATATTTCCGCTCATACGAAGGTTTATACTCCTGGATATTCTGCGGAAAACGACGGATTTTGTATTCCTCCGTTAAAAACGGCAGCCCGATTCGGCCGCGAAACTCATCCAGCGTAAACCACGGCCGCATAATCGGGTCCTGAACCGAAATCGGAAGCAGGTATCGTGTTTCCGTAAAATACCCATAAAAAGCAAACGTATAATTTTTCATCAGCGACTTGCAGACAATCGAACGCCCCGCTTCCCGGGCCTGACGCAGAGCCGGCAGAAGCACACCCAC from the Anaerohalosphaeraceae bacterium genome contains:
- a CDS encoding type II secretion system protein; the encoded protein is METRRHNAFTLIELLAVLGILSLLVGVLLPALRQAREAGRSIVCKSLMKNYTFAFYGYFTETRYLLPISVQDPIMRPWFTLDEFRGRIGLPFLTEEYKIRRFPQNIQEYKPSYERKYICPSASFALKNPEEGLYAMDRSYGLNAHVYYFQDSIRERLLRQSGRILCMADALDWWFNWWGCDKYTETGEEWLGFETYGTAAFRHSRQRANVSFWDGHCAAMTVEELKGNLDEWMRLAERQSR